The following nucleotide sequence is from Candidatus Woesearchaeota archaeon.
TGAGTATACCACTGTAAACGGTGATTATTATGGAAACTACAACCATTAAAATTCACGAGAACACAAAACAAGAATTAGATCGTTTTCGAGAATATAAAAATGAAAGTTATGATGAAGTTATTAAAAAAGTAGTATATATTGCTAAAACTTGCAAAGATGAACCAAAACTAAGTAAAGAAACTGTCGAAGCCATTGAAAAAGCAAGAGAAAGAATAAAGAAAAGTAACTTTCTAACTGAAGTAGAAGCAAAAAAGAGGTTGGGATTATAAGTTATCAAATCATATTCGATGAAGAAGCGATTGATTTTCTCAATAAGCTTCCGAAAGACTTGAAAGAGAGAATTTTCAATAAAATTATTTCAGCAAAAGAAAATCCATTTCATTTTTTTGAACGTTTAGCTGGACGACCTGATTATAAACTAAGAATAGAAGATTATCGGGCTATTGCAGACATAGACCAACAAAAATTAATTATCACAATAACAGTTATAGGGCATCGAAAGAATGTATATGAACTTTAAGGAGAAACCTTTAAATATCCGTGGTGACTAATTTAACAAAAAAGATCAAAAAATATTAAAATGTGGTGACTAAATGGTTTTTGGAAGGAAAAAAATAATTAACAACCATGAATATTATTATTTAGTTCATTCAACAAGAATAGGAGAAAATAAATGGAAAAAAATTGAACGTTATGTAGGAATAAATCCACCTGCAAAAAAAGATATTATAGAGATTGAAGCTGAATTCAACAACCTCAGTCACTTTTTCGAAACAAATAATATCAAATTAGAAGAAATAAAAAAAGACTACCAGAAGAAAATAAAAAATACAACAAAAGACCAATTACAAAGATTAGAAGAAGAAATAATGATTAAATTTACCTATGACACTAACAGAATAGAAGGCTCTACACTTACCTAC
It contains:
- a CDS encoding type II toxin-antitoxin system RelE/ParE family toxin, with amino-acid sequence MISYQIIFDEEAIDFLNKLPKDLKERIFNKIISAKENPFHFFERLAGRPDYKLRIEDYRAIADIDQQKLIITITVIGHRKNVYEL